A genomic stretch from Salarias fasciatus chromosome 10, fSalaFa1.1, whole genome shotgun sequence includes:
- the tcerg1b gene encoding transcription elongation regulator 1 translates to MADQTESESIGFSDNRMAQQAVRFRGPTPAPAPAPAPVLRGPPPLLRPPPPPFGMMRGPPPRPPFARPPFDPNMPPIPPPGGMPPPIGPPHLQRPPFLPPPIGNLPPPPGMLFPPGMPPVPSSGNPALNPTEEIWVENKTPEGKAYYYNARTRESSWSKPDGVKVIQQSELNPLLVAGAGGGGPGASVGGTAAVSSNSVNTTASTAAASPTQAPSTTPSRTLTSSPDSITTPSPSVTIAATVVADLAPVATVTSTVAVSPVTVVTVSTVPSPVTAVQTVSLLPAALPHSVAQPTAAIPAFPPVMVPPFRVPLPGMHIPLPGVAMMQIVGAPCVKAGPSANGMLPGMGPPLVSMMHPQLALSAAPASMAGSLQLPEWSEYKTADGKTYYYNNRTLESTWEKPQAVLDKEKEAEKAKERLAQEEAEAMEMEDEDNKVDNTNNMKEEPKEEEMTEEEKAAQKARPIATNPIPGTPWCVVWTGDDRVFFYNPTTRLSMWDRPEELVGRADVDKHIQEPPHKRGLEDSKKPGGVPKEEPELSITTEESPDEEPTKAKKRKKEDIKEPDSEKEAAMEAELRAARERAIVPLESRMTQFKEMLLERGVSAFSTWDKELHKIVFDPRYLLLNPKERKQVFDQYVKTRAEEERKEKKNKLMQAKDEFRRMMEEAKLTARTTFSEFAVKHGRDPRFKTIEKMKDREAIFIEFITAMRKREKEDSKSRGEKVKQDFFDLISEQHIEGSHRWSKVKERLETDPRYKAVESSALREELYKQFMEKQAKNVDIEKERELERQARIEASLREREREVQKARSEQTKEIDREREQHKREEAIQHFKALMSDMVRSSDATWSDTRRNLRKDHRWESASLLEREEKEKLFNEHVEALAKKKKEHFRQLLDETSMITLTTTWKEVKKVIKEDPRCIKFSSSDRKRQREFEDYIKDKYITAKADFRTLLKETKFITYRSRKLIQESEQHLKDVEKILQNDKRYLVLECVPEERRKLIMFYIEDLDRRGPPPPPTASEPTRRSTK, encoded by the exons ATGGCGGAccagacagagagcgagagcatCGGGTTCAGCGACAACAG AATGGCGCAGCAGGCAGTGCGCTTTCGCGGCCCTACCCCTGCGCCCGCGCCTGCCCCGGCTCCAGTGTTACGAGGCCCGCCGCCACTCCTCaggcctccgcctcctccattCGGGATGATGAGAGGTCCTCCGCCAAGACCTCCGTTTGCACGCCCGCCCTTTGACCCCAATATGCCGCCCATCCCACCACCGGGAGGCATGCCACCACCCATCGGACCTCCACACTTACAG AGACCTCCATTTCTTCCCCCTCCTATTGGGAACCTGCCGCCTCCTCCCGGGATGCTGTTTCCTCCCGGGATGCCTCCCGTTCCTTCATCTGGAAATCCAGCACTCAATCCTACAGAGGAGATCTGGGTGGAGAACAAGACGCCAGAGGGAAAG GCGTATTACTACAACGCCAGGACCAGAGAGTCATCGTGGAGTAAACCAGACGGCGTGAAGGTCATCCAGCAGTCCGAGCTCAACCCTCTTCTCGTAGCAGGGGCCGGGGGTGGAGGACCAGGTGCAAGTGTCGGGGGGACTGCAGCTGTCAGCTCAAACAGCGTCAACACCACAGCCAGCACAGCGGCGGCCTCCCCGACTCAGGCTCCCTCCACGACCCCGTCTCGCACGCTCACCTCCAGTCCTGACTCCATCACCACCCCTTCGCCCTCTGTGACCATCGCAG cCACTGTTGTAGCAGACCTCGCCCCCGTCGCCACAGTCACCTCGACCGTCGCTGTGTCTCCAGTCACTGTGGTGACTGTGTCCACGGTGCCGTCGCCTGTGACCGCAGTGCAGACCGTGTCGCTGCTGCCGGCAGCCCTGCCTCACAGCGTGGCCCAACCCACCGCAGCCATCCCCGCCTTCCCTCCTGTCATGGTGCCACCGTTTAGGGTGCCTTTGCCGGGCATGCACATCCCTCTGCCAG GTGTAGCAATGATGCAGATAGTAGGTGCACCCTGTGTAAAGGCAGGCCCCAGCGCCAACG GCATGCTCCCTGGTATGGGCCCTCCTTTAGTTTCCATGATGCACCCCCAGCTGGCGCTCTCGGCAGCTCCTGCCTCCATGGCCGGATCGTTGCAGCTCCCTGAGTGGTCGGAGTACAAAACCGCTGATGGGAAAACGTACTACTACAACAACCGGACACTGGAGTCGACCTGGGAAAAGCCGCAGGCCGTTTTGGATAAAG aaaaagaagcagagaaggCCAAAGAGCGTCTGGcccaggaggaggcagaggcgATGGAGATGGAGGACGAGGACAACAAGGTAGACAACACTAATAATATGAAGGAG gaaccaaaagaagaagagatgacagaggaggaaaaagctgCACAGAAAGCCAGACCGATAGCCACCAACCCCATACCTGGCACGCCATG GTGTGTGGTGTGGACAGGAGACGACCGCGTTTTCTTCTACAACCCAACAACACGACTGTCGATGTGGGACCGGCCCGAGGAGCTCGTGGGTCGAGCTGACGTCGACAAGCACATCCAAGAGCCGCCGCACAAGAGAGGCCTGGAGGACAGCAAGAAGCCAG GAGGCGTCCCGAAAGAGGAGCCAGAATTATCGATCACTACTGAGGAGAGTCCGGACGAGGAGCCGACCAAAGCCAAAAAGAGGAA GAAGGAGGACATAAAGGAGCCAGATTCTGAGAAGGAGGCAGCAATGGAGGCAGAGCTCAGAGCTGCCAGAGAAAGAGCGATAGTGCCTCTAGAGTCCCGGATGACCCAGTTCAAAGAAATGCTGCTGGAGAGAGGG GTGTCTGCCTTCTCAACCTGGGACAAGGAGCTCCATAAGATTGTGTTTGATCCACGTTACCTTCTGCTTAATCCAAAGGAGAGGAAACAg GTGTTTGATCAGTATGTGAAGACGAGAgcggaagaggagaggaaagagaagaagaacaagctGATGCAGGCCAAAGATGAGTTcaggaggatgatggaggaagCGAAGCTCACGGCCAG AACAACATTTAGTGAATTTGCAGTGAAGCACGGCAGAGACCCTCGATTTAAGACCATCGAGAAGATGAAGGACAGGGAGGCTATCTTTATAGAGTTCATCACAGCaatgaggaagagagaaaaagaagactcCAAATCCAGAGGAGAGAAG GTGAAGCAGGACTTTTTTGATCTCATAAGCGAGCAGCACATAGAGGGCAGCCATCGATGGAGTAAAGTGAAGGAGAGGCTGGAGACAGACCCACGGTACAAAGCTGTGGAGAGCTCTGCACTCAGAGAAGAACTTTACAAGCAGTTCATGGAGAAACAAGCCAAG AACGTGGACATCGAGAAGGAGCGCGAGTTGGAGCGGCAGGCTCGTATCGAGGCCAGTCTGAGAGAGCGGGAGCGGGAGGTGCAGAAGGCCCGATCAGAACAGACCAAAGAAATCGACAGAGAACGGGAGCAGCACAAGAGGGAGGAGGCCATCCAGCATTTCAAAGCTCTCATGTCTGATATG GTGCGTTCTTCGGATGCGACATGGTCAGACACGCGTCGGAACTTACGGAAAGACCACCGCTGGGAGTCGGCGTCACTGCTGGAGCGggaggaaaaggagaagctGTTTAATGAACACGTTGAAGCCTtggcgaagaagaagaaggaacaCTTCCGACAGCTGCTGGACGAGACCAGCATG ATCACTCTGACAACAACATGGAAGGAGGTTAAAAAGGTTATTAAGGAAGATCCTCGCTGTATCAAATTCTCCTCCAGTGACAGA aAGAGACAACGCGAGTTTGAAGACTACATTAAAGACAAGTACATCACAGCCAAGGCCGACTTCAGAACCCTGCTGAAGGAGACGAAATTCATCACGTACAG ATCGAGAAAGTTGATCCAGGAGTCGGAGCAGCATCTGAAGGATGTGGAGAAGATCCTTCAGAACGACAAGCGGTACCTGGTCCTGGAGTGCGTCCCCGAGGAGCGCAGGAAGCTCATCATGTTCTACATCGAAGACCTCGACCGCCGCGGGCCGCCACCTCCTCCCACAGCCTCCGAGCCCACCCGACGCTCCACCAAGTGA